One part of the Thermostichus vulcanus str. 'Rupite' genome encodes these proteins:
- a CDS encoding TIGR03960 family B12-binding radical SAM protein, whose amino-acid sequence MPSLASTQLGPIDLDQLLTPEIQRPARYLGKEFGAAHRPWDSAQVRWVLSYPELYEVGASNLGHLILYNILNAQSDQLCDRAYLPGPDLSARMRQLGIPLFAVESRRPLREFHLIGFSLAYELGGTNILEMLDLAGIPLHWTERQSLRVQDCPLIFAGGPTATSNPEPFADFFDFFVFGDGEEVLPEIGAVLAQSLDKPRQEVLLDLAQVPGVYVPQFYSGIPPKPMVTGVPTRIRRRVAMPQPEYSVGLVPFVETVHDRLVMEVRRGCTRGCRFCQPGMLTRPARDVDPEQLVEAVVQGLQKTGYNEFSLSSLSCSDYLSLPAVGAELHNRLLNEHIALSLPSQRVDRFDTQIAAIMKGSRRSGLTFAPEAGTQRLRDIINKGLTDADLIRGIRTAAQEGWDKIKLYFMIGLPGETDADVIGIARTVQMLQRECAAVSRQRVNFTLTISNFTPKPHTPFQWHRVDYADIQRKQALLKQELRPLRGVKAHFTDIRFSILEDLIGKGDRSLGRMIERAWRSGAGMDAWWENIDAAYAAWVRAYRGEETAAAAEPDLPNAHLPIHEFDLEDPLPWDHVDTGIDKKWLQKDYRRALEAMTVEDCSFEGCSACGICGPGFGHNIVLPPAPIPPLQSKPTPTNDPLEPEQAAQRFRITYGKTGDLRWLGHLDLMRLWERACRRAGLPLAFSGGYHPMPRLSNANALPIGQVGSGEILDVELLPRYLFGERLPFTPEELQARLREQLPAEIPIQAIREIDRRDPSATEAVYAAEYQLTVRAEGADPDWSAWVNRILDASEIWIEKRSKSGKPYPLNARALLYHLEFQGQASAGSACLFYRGSCRNDGAYLRPAHLVQMAQHLGLPTWELVAVERLRLLLQDPESSLG is encoded by the coding sequence ATGCCTTCTCTTGCTTCCACCCAGCTGGGTCCGATTGACCTGGATCAACTGCTCACCCCTGAGATTCAGCGCCCAGCTCGCTACTTGGGGAAAGAGTTTGGCGCCGCTCATCGACCGTGGGACTCGGCCCAAGTGCGCTGGGTACTGAGTTACCCAGAACTGTACGAGGTGGGGGCCTCCAACCTGGGCCACCTTATCCTTTACAACATCCTCAACGCCCAATCGGATCAACTGTGTGACCGTGCTTATCTGCCGGGGCCGGATCTGAGTGCTCGCATGCGGCAGTTGGGGATCCCGCTGTTTGCGGTAGAATCCCGCCGTCCCTTGCGGGAGTTTCACCTCATCGGTTTTAGCCTTGCCTACGAGCTGGGGGGAACCAACATTCTGGAGATGCTGGATCTGGCCGGGATCCCGCTCCACTGGACAGAACGACAGTCCCTGAGGGTACAGGATTGCCCCTTGATTTTTGCGGGTGGGCCAACAGCCACTTCCAACCCAGAACCCTTTGCGGACTTTTTTGATTTCTTTGTCTTTGGGGATGGCGAAGAGGTGCTGCCGGAGATCGGCGCGGTTTTGGCCCAATCCCTAGACAAGCCCCGCCAGGAGGTGTTGCTGGATCTGGCCCAGGTGCCAGGGGTGTATGTGCCGCAATTCTACTCCGGGATCCCGCCCAAGCCGATGGTGACCGGGGTACCCACCCGAATCCGGCGGCGGGTGGCTATGCCGCAACCGGAATACTCCGTCGGATTGGTGCCCTTTGTGGAAACCGTGCATGACCGACTGGTGATGGAGGTGCGGCGGGGTTGTACCCGTGGCTGCCGCTTTTGCCAACCGGGCATGCTCACCCGTCCAGCACGGGATGTGGATCCCGAACAACTGGTGGAGGCAGTGGTCCAAGGCTTACAAAAAACCGGCTACAACGAATTTTCCCTCTCTTCCCTCAGTTGCTCCGATTACCTGTCGCTGCCGGCGGTCGGGGCAGAACTGCACAATCGCCTTCTCAACGAACACATCGCCCTTTCTCTGCCCAGCCAGCGGGTGGATCGCTTCGATACACAAATTGCCGCCATTATGAAGGGATCCCGGCGTTCCGGCCTCACCTTTGCTCCGGAAGCGGGTACCCAACGGTTGCGGGACATCATCAATAAGGGACTGACCGATGCCGATCTGATCCGGGGCATTCGCACCGCCGCCCAAGAGGGCTGGGACAAGATCAAGCTGTATTTTATGATCGGGCTGCCGGGGGAAACCGATGCGGACGTGATCGGGATTGCCCGCACCGTGCAGATGTTGCAACGGGAATGTGCCGCTGTTAGTCGTCAGCGGGTGAACTTTACCTTGACGATTTCCAACTTCACCCCCAAGCCCCATACCCCCTTCCAGTGGCATCGGGTGGACTACGCCGATATCCAGCGGAAACAGGCCCTGCTTAAACAGGAGCTGCGGCCGTTGCGGGGGGTGAAAGCCCACTTCACGGATATTCGCTTCAGCATTCTGGAGGATCTAATTGGGAAAGGGGACCGCTCTCTGGGTCGGATGATCGAACGGGCTTGGCGATCCGGGGCTGGTATGGATGCCTGGTGGGAAAACATTGATGCTGCCTATGCGGCCTGGGTGAGGGCCTATCGCGGGGAAGAAACGGCGGCAGCAGCAGAGCCTGACCTGCCCAATGCTCATCTGCCCATTCATGAGTTTGACCTAGAGGATCCTCTCCCCTGGGATCATGTGGATACCGGTATCGACAAAAAGTGGCTGCAAAAAGATTATCGGCGTGCCCTCGAGGCCATGACCGTCGAAGACTGTTCCTTTGAGGGCTGTTCCGCCTGTGGCATCTGTGGCCCTGGGTTTGGTCACAACATTGTCCTTCCCCCTGCCCCTATTCCGCCGCTGCAAAGCAAACCCACCCCCACCAACGATCCCCTCGAACCGGAACAGGCCGCCCAACGCTTTCGCATCACCTATGGCAAAACCGGGGATCTGCGCTGGTTGGGCCACCTAGACTTGATGCGTCTTTGGGAACGAGCCTGTCGGCGAGCGGGTTTGCCCTTAGCCTTCAGTGGGGGGTATCACCCAATGCCGCGCCTTTCCAATGCCAATGCTCTGCCCATCGGACAGGTGGGATCCGGTGAAATTTTGGATGTGGAACTGCTGCCCCGCTACCTCTTTGGGGAACGATTGCCCTTTACCCCGGAGGAGCTGCAGGCTCGCCTCAGGGAACAACTGCCTGCCGAAATCCCCATCCAGGCCATCCGGGAGATCGACCGGCGGGATCCCTCTGCCACCGAGGCGGTTTATGCAGCAGAGTATCAACTCACCGTCCGGGCTGAAGGCGCGGACCCCGATTGGTCAGCCTGGGTGAATCGGATCCTAGATGCTTCAGAAATTTGGATTGAGAAACGCTCCAAATCCGGCAAACCCTACCCGCTCAACGCCCGGGCTCTGCTTTACCATCTGGAGTTTCAAGGCCAAGCCTCAGCGGGATCCGCCTGCCTTTTCTATCGGGGCAGTTGCCGCAATGATGGTGCCTACCTACGGCCTGCTCATCTGGTTCAAATGGCTCAACATTTGGGGTTACCGACCTGGGAGCTGGTGGCGGTGGAACGGTTGCGCTTACTACTCCAGGATCCGGAGTCGAGCTTGGGTTGA
- a CDS encoding Rne/Rng family ribonuclease, with product MPRQIVIAEQHRVAAVFAEDQVQELIVASGVHQVGDVYVGVIENVLPSIDAAFVNIGPSERNGFIHVTDLGPLRIKRSHASITELVLPQQKVLVQVMKEPTGNKGPRLTGDLAFPGRYLVLRPYGKGVHLSRRIEDREERNRLKSLAILIKPPQMGLLVRTEAEGVSEEAMIDDLEQLKKLWEDIQQQYQSARGPGLLNRDDDFIQRVLRDVYSEDVNRIVTDSPAGAKRVRGYLQSWNKGQMPAGVFVDAHREPTHILEYFRVNAVIRQALRPRVDLPSGGYIIIEPTEALTVIDVNSGSFTQSATSRETVLWTNCEAATEIARQLKLRNIAGVIVVDFIDMDSRRDQLQVLEHFNKALSSDKARPQVAQLSELGLVELTRKRQGQSLYEIFGHSCPTCEGLGILARLPGVEPGRLLTIENGLTVTLPDDTSEGDEDGSSPILPRDSDSQRVRLRVGNDGVPRAESRVPLRRSHSGPGKRRYSPAGGLDPFSPFGSPVELEEARSEGGPGSGPQGGRKRQDWGDPRQRSGSRGIGSEGDALPAAEAFADEFLPETASELSSSPRAGQKHRDSRRPGRGEEGEGYSPRKDYISSTRTEESRPAPARQTITVEMTPLQQRVYSELGLSPLLLLKQPPPLGRDTVVTVALPGKAPASVNTTVDTTTALEVRESAPVDTSEPQVDVGIEPEAEPPVPSLSPPANLAEPEDTPPQSGAEPLAPEPEELAVNPAQQSPAASRRRRSRSS from the coding sequence ATGCCTAGGCAGATCGTCATTGCCGAGCAACATCGAGTTGCAGCCGTCTTCGCCGAAGATCAAGTGCAAGAGCTCATCGTCGCCAGTGGCGTTCACCAAGTAGGGGACGTTTACGTGGGGGTGATCGAGAACGTCCTGCCCAGCATCGATGCTGCTTTTGTCAATATCGGCCCTTCCGAGCGCAATGGTTTTATTCACGTCACCGACCTCGGCCCACTGCGCATCAAGCGGAGCCATGCTTCCATTACTGAGCTGGTGTTACCCCAGCAAAAAGTATTGGTTCAGGTGATGAAGGAGCCCACTGGCAACAAAGGGCCACGCCTTACCGGAGATCTGGCCTTTCCAGGGCGGTATTTGGTGCTGCGCCCCTACGGTAAGGGCGTTCATTTGTCCCGCCGCATTGAGGATCGAGAAGAACGCAACCGCCTAAAATCCCTGGCCATTCTGATCAAACCGCCGCAAATGGGTCTCCTGGTGCGCACTGAGGCAGAAGGGGTGTCTGAAGAGGCGATGATCGACGACCTGGAGCAATTGAAAAAGCTCTGGGAAGATATTCAGCAGCAGTACCAGTCGGCGCGTGGGCCAGGACTACTCAACCGGGATGACGATTTTATTCAACGGGTTTTGCGGGATGTTTACTCCGAAGATGTGAACCGCATCGTCACGGATTCTCCGGCAGGAGCCAAGCGAGTCCGTGGCTATCTGCAAAGTTGGAACAAAGGTCAAATGCCTGCTGGGGTCTTTGTGGATGCCCACCGCGAACCCACCCATATCCTGGAATATTTCCGGGTGAATGCTGTCATTCGCCAAGCTTTGCGCCCGCGGGTGGATCTGCCTTCGGGTGGCTATATCATTATCGAGCCCACTGAAGCCCTGACGGTGATCGATGTCAACTCTGGCTCCTTCACCCAATCGGCCACCTCTCGTGAGACGGTGCTGTGGACCAACTGTGAGGCTGCCACCGAAATTGCCCGCCAACTGAAATTGCGCAACATTGCCGGGGTAATCGTGGTGGATTTCATCGATATGGATTCCCGCCGGGACCAGTTGCAGGTGTTGGAGCACTTTAATAAAGCGCTTTCCAGTGACAAAGCCCGCCCACAGGTGGCACAACTGTCGGAATTGGGGTTGGTGGAACTCACTCGCAAACGGCAAGGACAAAGTCTATACGAGATCTTCGGCCACTCCTGCCCCACTTGTGAGGGATTGGGGATCCTAGCGCGATTGCCGGGGGTTGAGCCTGGTCGCCTGCTCACGATCGAAAACGGTCTAACTGTGACCCTGCCCGATGATACGAGTGAGGGAGATGAAGACGGTTCGAGCCCAATCTTGCCCCGTGACAGCGATTCCCAGCGGGTGCGGTTGCGAGTGGGGAACGATGGGGTGCCACGTGCAGAGAGTCGTGTCCCGCTACGGCGATCCCATTCTGGCCCAGGAAAACGACGGTACAGTCCCGCCGGTGGCCTGGATCCCTTTTCTCCCTTTGGTAGCCCAGTGGAGTTGGAGGAGGCTCGCTCAGAAGGTGGGCCAGGCTCTGGCCCACAAGGAGGACGTAAGCGTCAAGACTGGGGGGATCCCCGGCAGCGCAGTGGATCCCGGGGGATCGGTAGCGAAGGAGATGCCCTCCCGGCTGCAGAAGCTTTTGCGGATGAGTTTCTGCCAGAAACGGCCAGCGAGCTTAGCTCTAGTCCACGAGCCGGCCAAAAACACAGAGATTCCCGTCGTCCTGGACGCGGAGAAGAGGGGGAAGGCTACAGCCCCCGTAAAGACTACATCTCGTCAACCCGAACGGAAGAAAGTCGGCCTGCTCCAGCCCGGCAAACCATCACCGTTGAGATGACGCCGTTGCAGCAACGGGTGTACTCAGAATTGGGCCTGTCACCGCTCTTGCTTCTCAAGCAGCCGCCGCCCCTGGGTCGAGATACGGTGGTTACAGTGGCCCTGCCGGGTAAGGCGCCAGCCTCAGTGAATACGACAGTAGATACGACAACAGCGTTAGAAGTCCGTGAATCGGCGCCTGTCGATACATCGGAACCTCAAGTGGATGTTGGGATTGAACCAGAAGCAGAACCACCGGTTCCCAGCCTTTCTCCTCCAGCAAACTTGGCTGAGCCAGAGGATACTCCGCCGCAGTCAGGTGCCGAGCCACTGGCCCCGGAGCCGGAAGAACTGGCGGTGAACCCAGCCCAGCAATCTCCAGCAGCCTCAAGACGACGGCGCTCCCGCAGCAGTTAG
- the chlP gene encoding geranylgeranyl reductase, translating into MSLRVAVVGGGPAGSSAAEVLARSGIETFLFERKLDNAKPCGGAIPLCMVSEFDLPPEIIDRKVRKMKMISPSNYEVDISLENEDEYIGMCRREILDAFLRNRAHEKGAELINGKVMHLEIPKNGRDPYILHYNDFSDGSKQGLPRSLAVDVVIGADGFHSKVAEAIDAGDYNYALAFQERIKIPDDKMAYYEDRAEMYVGDDVSTDFYAWVFPKSNHVAVGTGTMKVNQANIQKLQAGIRARAAERIRGGQVIKVEAHPIPEHPRPRRVVGRAALVGDAAGYVTKSSGEGIYFAAKSGRMCAETLVEVSNQGTRIPSENDLKLYLKRWDRQYGMTYKVLDILQRVFYRSNATREAFVEMCADKDVQKMTFDSYLYKTVVPMNPWVQLKVTVKTLGSLIRGNALAP; encoded by the coding sequence TTGAGCCTGAGAGTTGCTGTTGTGGGAGGCGGGCCAGCCGGATCTTCTGCTGCTGAAGTTCTAGCCCGATCCGGTATTGAAACCTTCTTGTTCGAACGCAAGTTGGATAATGCCAAGCCCTGTGGAGGTGCCATTCCCCTCTGCATGGTGTCAGAGTTCGACCTACCCCCAGAGATCATCGACCGCAAAGTGCGCAAGATGAAAATGATCTCCCCTTCCAACTACGAGGTGGACATCAGTTTGGAGAATGAAGACGAATATATCGGCATGTGCCGCCGCGAGATTCTCGATGCTTTCTTGCGCAATCGGGCCCACGAAAAAGGGGCAGAGCTGATTAACGGCAAAGTGATGCATCTGGAGATCCCGAAAAATGGCCGGGATCCCTACATCTTGCACTACAACGATTTTTCCGATGGCTCCAAACAGGGTTTACCCCGTTCTTTGGCCGTGGATGTGGTGATTGGGGCCGATGGCTTCCACTCCAAGGTGGCAGAAGCCATCGATGCCGGTGACTACAACTATGCCTTGGCCTTTCAGGAGCGAATCAAAATCCCCGATGACAAAATGGCCTACTACGAAGATCGAGCGGAAATGTACGTGGGGGATGACGTTTCCACGGACTTTTATGCTTGGGTCTTTCCCAAATCCAATCATGTGGCTGTGGGCACCGGCACCATGAAGGTGAACCAAGCGAATATCCAAAAGCTGCAAGCCGGGATCCGGGCTCGGGCTGCCGAACGGATTCGGGGTGGGCAGGTGATCAAAGTCGAAGCCCATCCGATTCCAGAACATCCGCGTCCACGCCGGGTGGTGGGGCGTGCGGCTTTGGTGGGAGATGCAGCGGGCTACGTCACCAAATCCAGTGGGGAAGGGATCTACTTTGCCGCCAAGTCCGGTCGTATGTGCGCTGAAACCCTTGTGGAAGTCTCCAACCAAGGGACACGGATCCCCAGTGAAAATGACCTGAAACTGTATCTCAAGCGCTGGGATCGCCAGTACGGCATGACCTACAAAGTGCTGGATATTTTGCAACGGGTGTTTTATCGCTCCAATGCGACCCGCGAAGCCTTTGTAGAAATGTGTGCTGATAAAGATGTGCAGAAGATGACCTTCGACAGTTATCTCTACAAAACAGTGGTTCCCATGAACCCTTGGGTGCAGTTGAAAGTCACAGTTAAGACTCTGGGTAGCCTGATTCGGGGCAATGCTCTAGCGCCCTAA